A part of Spiribacter vilamensis genomic DNA contains:
- the pilW gene encoding type IV pilus biogenesis/stability protein PilW, which translates to MRSLLCVLLLLAVVGCTTRSSGPATPEQAALAAAANTDIASYHLRNGALESALAKIRQALQQNPESVDAHLVAAELWSRLDDPDRAEGHYRQALSVDERTGAALNNYAAFLCRQDRVSAALEHWDEAASDPLYNRRAMALSNAARCITDRNPPSADVTAEQYWRRALSLVPDYPLALGGMVEWSLAEGRVDAADEWYSRYTAAAEESAWGLWLGIRVARAGDHAERQGRLIERLRERFPASEQAARLTE; encoded by the coding sequence ATGCGCAGCCTGCTCTGTGTCCTGCTTTTACTGGCGGTCGTCGGATGTACGACCCGGTCGAGCGGGCCGGCGACGCCGGAGCAGGCGGCGCTCGCCGCCGCTGCCAATACCGACATCGCCAGCTACCACCTGCGCAATGGCGCGCTCGAGTCCGCCCTCGCCAAGATCCGGCAGGCACTGCAGCAGAATCCCGAATCCGTGGATGCCCACCTCGTCGCGGCGGAATTGTGGTCACGGCTCGATGATCCGGACCGGGCCGAAGGGCATTATCGCCAGGCACTGTCCGTTGACGAGCGTACCGGGGCGGCACTGAACAACTATGCCGCGTTTCTCTGCCGTCAGGATCGCGTGTCCGCGGCGCTTGAACACTGGGACGAGGCGGCATCCGACCCACTCTATAACCGCCGCGCCATGGCGCTCAGCAATGCGGCCCGGTGCATTACCGATCGCAACCCGCCATCCGCCGATGTCACGGCCGAGCAATACTGGCGCCGTGCCTTGTCGCTGGTCCCGGATTACCCCCTGGCGCTCGGCGGGATGGTGGAGTGGAGCCTCGCCGAGGGCCGGGTCGATGCCGCAGACGAGTGGTATTCGCGATACACTGCGGCGGCAGAGGAAAGTGCCTGGGGGCTCTGGCTGGGAATACGGGTAGCCAGGGCGGGAGATCACGCGGAGCGTCAGGGAAGGCTGATTGAAAGGCTCAGGGAACGGTTCCCCGCCTCCGAACAGGCCGCACGACTGACGGAGTAA
- the rlmN gene encoding 23S rRNA (adenine(2503)-C(2))-methyltransferase RlmN, whose product MTSTAATEAHPRTDSGRVNLLGLDAAGLDGLLQELNEKPFRSKQLRQWLHQRRVFDFDAMTDLAKGFRSKLVDLAELRVPTPIFDRESNDGTRKWLLALEGGQAVETVYIPERGRGTLCVSSQVGCALDCGFCSTGKQGFNRNLTAAEIIGQLHYATQALEDEGRDRRVTNVVMMGMGEPLANFRNVVAATNLMVDPYAWGLSRRRVTLSTVGLVPALYRLRDVSNISLAVSLHAPNDALRDEIVPINRKYPLRELLPACEHYLGNTPHHCIYWEYVMLDGVNDSDAQARELAALLRDIPSKINLIPFNPFPGTRYEASPRERIQRFADILQNAGFITTTRRTRGQDIDGACGQLVGQVINRRNQGKRGTQSATA is encoded by the coding sequence ATGACCTCCACAGCCGCAACTGAGGCGCATCCGCGCACCGATTCGGGCCGGGTCAACCTGCTTGGCCTGGATGCGGCCGGACTCGATGGGCTGCTGCAGGAGCTGAACGAGAAGCCATTCCGCAGCAAGCAGCTGCGGCAGTGGCTGCACCAGCGTCGGGTATTCGACTTCGACGCGATGACCGATCTCGCCAAGGGGTTCCGGAGCAAGCTCGTCGATCTCGCCGAGCTGCGCGTGCCGACGCCGATCTTCGATCGTGAATCGAATGACGGGACGCGCAAGTGGCTGCTGGCGCTCGAGGGTGGCCAGGCGGTGGAAACCGTTTACATTCCCGAGCGCGGACGCGGGACGCTGTGCGTGTCCTCGCAGGTCGGCTGTGCGCTGGACTGCGGGTTCTGCTCGACGGGCAAGCAGGGGTTCAACCGTAACCTCACGGCCGCCGAGATCATCGGTCAACTGCACTACGCCACCCAGGCGCTCGAAGACGAGGGTCGCGATCGTCGCGTGACGAATGTCGTCATGATGGGCATGGGCGAGCCGCTCGCCAACTTCCGCAACGTCGTCGCGGCGACCAACCTCATGGTCGACCCCTATGCCTGGGGGCTGTCACGCCGACGGGTGACGCTGTCTACCGTGGGGCTCGTGCCGGCGCTCTATCGGCTGAGGGATGTCAGCAATATCAGTCTCGCGGTGTCGCTGCATGCCCCGAATGACGCCCTGCGCGACGAGATCGTGCCGATCAATCGCAAGTACCCGCTGCGCGAGCTCCTCCCGGCCTGTGAGCATTATCTCGGCAATACGCCGCATCACTGCATCTACTGGGAGTACGTGATGCTCGACGGCGTCAACGACAGCGATGCCCAGGCCCGGGAGCTGGCAGCGCTGCTTCGCGATATTCCCTCCAAGATCAATCTGATTCCCTTCAATCCTTTCCCGGGCACTCGTTACGAGGCCTCCCCCCGGGAGCGTATCCAGCGCTTTGCGGACATCCTCCAGAACGCCGGGTTTATCACCACAACCCGCCGTACCCGCGGCCAAGACATCGACGGTGCCTGCGGTCAGCTCGTCGGACAGGTGATCAACCGCCGCAACCAGGGCAAACGCGGAACGCAATCGGCAACCGCGTGA
- the ndk gene encoding nucleoside-diphosphate kinase, translated as MAVERTLSIVKPDAVAANNIGEIYRRFETAGLQIVAARMVHMTQAQAESFYAVHRERPFFSALVNFMISGPVMVQVLEGDDAIRKNREVMGATNPAEAAAGTIRHDLAETVDANAAHGSDSPETARDEIAFFFGDDDLHSRN; from the coding sequence ATGGCTGTTGAACGCACCCTTTCCATCGTCAAGCCGGACGCCGTCGCGGCGAATAACATCGGCGAGATCTATCGCCGCTTCGAGACGGCAGGCCTGCAGATCGTTGCGGCGCGCATGGTGCACATGACCCAGGCACAGGCCGAGTCCTTCTACGCGGTGCATCGCGAGCGGCCGTTTTTCAGCGCGCTGGTGAACTTCATGATCTCCGGTCCGGTGATGGTACAGGTGCTCGAGGGTGACGACGCCATCCGCAAGAACCGCGAAGTCATGGGCGCGACCAATCCGGCCGAAGCCGCCGCCGGCACCATTCGCCACGACCTGGCCGAAACGGTGGATGCGAACGCGGCCCACGGTTCCGATTCCCCCGAGACGGCCCGCGACGAGATCGCCTTCTTCTTCGGTGACGATGACCTCCACAGCCGCAACTGA
- a CDS encoding HesB/IscA family protein: MSIELTERAANHIRNALARNGQGTGLRLGVRTSGCSGFMYTVDYADEPGENDMVVEQHGVSVVIDRKSLPFIDGMEVDFVREGINERFSFRNPNVSAECGCGESFAV; encoded by the coding sequence ATGAGCATTGAATTGACTGAGCGGGCGGCGAATCACATCCGTAACGCCCTGGCTCGAAACGGGCAGGGCACCGGCCTGCGGCTGGGCGTGCGGACGTCCGGGTGCTCGGGTTTCATGTACACGGTGGATTACGCCGACGAGCCGGGCGAAAACGACATGGTGGTGGAGCAGCACGGCGTATCGGTGGTCATCGATCGCAAGAGCCTGCCGTTCATCGATGGCATGGAAGTGGATTTCGTGCGCGAGGGAATCAACGAACGGTTCAGCTTCCGGAATCCGAATGTCTCTGCGGAATGCGGCTGTGGCGAGAGCTTCGCCGTGTGA
- a CDS encoding iron-sulfur cluster assembly scaffold protein, with product MWESKQLGVPVDRVDWCHGSAGRIDEGCRVDCWVRVDKESVREARFEVFGGPEAMQAAAWLADWLADRSVASALTVTGRWLAEAAALPDEARTVALDIEDALRSALAASTEVIDGANDEH from the coding sequence TTGTGGGAGTCGAAACAGTTGGGCGTCCCCGTCGATCGGGTCGACTGGTGTCATGGATCGGCCGGCCGAATCGATGAGGGTTGCCGGGTGGACTGCTGGGTGCGGGTCGATAAGGAAAGCGTGCGCGAGGCGCGTTTCGAGGTCTTCGGCGGTCCCGAGGCAATGCAGGCCGCTGCCTGGCTCGCGGACTGGCTGGCGGACCGGAGCGTTGCCTCGGCACTCACAGTGACGGGACGCTGGCTGGCCGAGGCCGCGGCGCTGCCCGACGAGGCGCGCACGGTGGCACTCGATATCGAGGACGCGTTGCGGTCCGCACTGGCCGCATCGACTGAAGTGATAGACGGAGCAAACGATGAGCATTGA
- a CDS encoding cysteine desulfurase family protein gives MTQPYLDYAATTPVDPRVSALMASLEGPDGVFANPSSAHPAGQAAAARVEAAEAQVCETLGDAAFRTVWTSGATEADNLAILGMSRALAKRGEPRRRILVTATEHSAVLAAAQAAREYGMQVETLPVAADGRLAPETLVAALDTDVALVSLALVNNETGVVQDIPTLAGPIHEVGARLHLDAAQALGRLADTSAYGYADLVSLSAHKCCGPKGIGALCYRPDVRLSPLLHGGGQQAGLRSGTLPVPLIAGMGEALRLVDDAAERCRQYALQRRMRQALHDLGGVVVNGGDDRAPHILNVSFPGVHGGALRAALSDLSVGFGSACSRRDGPSHVLRAMGRPDALAYASVRLSLGRFTTEEEIDRAMAAVTHAVGMLRSISPLWRDIGEGRHTVHSAYGFTTALEMA, from the coding sequence ATGACGCAACCCTATCTCGACTATGCCGCAACCACCCCCGTTGATCCGCGCGTCTCGGCGTTGATGGCCAGCCTCGAGGGGCCCGACGGAGTCTTCGCCAATCCGTCCAGCGCCCATCCCGCCGGCCAGGCGGCAGCGGCACGGGTTGAGGCGGCGGAGGCGCAGGTGTGTGAAACGCTGGGTGATGCGGCATTCCGGACGGTCTGGACCAGCGGCGCCACCGAGGCCGATAACCTCGCCATTCTCGGGATGAGCCGAGCGCTGGCGAAGCGTGGCGAACCGCGGCGGCGGATACTGGTCACCGCCACCGAGCATTCCGCGGTGCTGGCCGCGGCGCAGGCCGCGCGCGAATATGGCATGCAGGTGGAAACCCTGCCCGTCGCGGCGGATGGGCGCCTGGCACCGGAGACGCTCGTCGCCGCGCTGGATACCGACGTGGCACTGGTGTCGCTGGCGCTGGTGAATAACGAGACCGGCGTTGTTCAGGACATCCCGACGCTGGCGGGCCCGATCCACGAGGTCGGGGCACGGCTCCATCTTGATGCGGCGCAGGCACTCGGCCGACTCGCGGATACCAGCGCCTATGGATATGCCGATCTGGTATCGCTGTCGGCGCACAAGTGTTGCGGACCGAAGGGCATTGGTGCGCTCTGTTATCGTCCGGACGTAAGGCTGTCGCCATTGCTCCACGGTGGCGGGCAGCAGGCGGGGCTGCGCTCGGGGACGCTGCCGGTCCCGCTGATCGCGGGAATGGGCGAGGCGTTGCGCCTTGTCGACGATGCCGCGGAACGGTGCCGGCAGTATGCGCTTCAGCGGCGCATGCGGCAGGCCCTGCACGACCTGGGCGGCGTGGTGGTCAATGGTGGCGACGACCGGGCGCCGCATATCCTCAACGTGTCTTTCCCCGGAGTCCATGGCGGGGCGCTACGGGCGGCCCTGAGCGATCTGTCGGTGGGGTTCGGGTCGGCGTGCAGTCGGCGGGATGGCCCCTCGCATGTACTCCGGGCGATGGGGCGACCGGATGCGCTGGCCTACGCATCGGTAAGGCTCAGCCTCGGCCGGTTTACGACCGAGGAGGAAATCGACCGGGCGATGGCGGCGGTGACCCACGCGGTTGGCATGCTCCGCTCCATCTCGCCCCTCTGGCGCGACATCGGTGAAGGTCGTCACACGGTCCATTCCGCTTACGGTTTCACAACCGCGCTCGAAATGGCTTGA
- the cysE gene encoding serine O-acetyltransferase gives MFKRLREDVRCVFDRDPAARNYFEVLISYPGVHALILHRMNHWLWHHRLGIIARFLSLIARLLTGIEIHPGARIGRRFFIDHGLGVVIGETAEVGDDCTLYQGVTLGGTSWRAGKRHPTLGNDVVVGAGAKVLGPLDIGEGARIGSNAVVVKDVPAHATMVGIPARVARIASEAPPLTETEQRRAETARRIGFDAYGATHDMPDPVANAINAILDHVHQTDARLQEMCDALRSLGAEVNDSDIPDIDDCGLQDDPETESTGTAGDR, from the coding sequence ATGTTTAAACGGCTTCGTGAAGACGTCCGCTGCGTCTTCGACCGCGATCCCGCGGCACGCAACTACTTCGAGGTGCTGATCAGCTATCCGGGTGTCCATGCCCTGATACTGCACCGTATGAACCACTGGCTGTGGCACCACCGGCTGGGGATCATCGCCCGGTTCCTGTCGTTGATCGCGCGCCTGCTCACCGGGATCGAGATCCATCCCGGGGCGCGGATCGGGCGGCGCTTTTTCATCGATCATGGCCTGGGCGTGGTGATCGGCGAGACCGCCGAGGTCGGTGACGACTGCACGCTGTATCAGGGCGTGACACTCGGGGGTACGTCATGGCGAGCCGGCAAACGCCACCCGACGCTGGGCAATGACGTGGTGGTGGGGGCCGGCGCCAAGGTGCTGGGTCCGCTCGACATCGGGGAGGGCGCCCGAATCGGCTCCAATGCCGTGGTTGTCAAGGATGTCCCGGCGCACGCCACCATGGTGGGAATCCCGGCGCGGGTCGCACGTATCGCCTCGGAGGCGCCGCCCCTCACGGAGACCGAGCAGCGCCGGGCGGAAACCGCGCGGCGGATCGGCTTCGATGCCTACGGCGCAACGCATGACATGCCCGATCCGGTCGCGAATGCGATCAACGCCATCCTCGATCACGTCCACCAGACCGATGCGCGTCTCCAGGAGATGTGCGATGCGCTCCGGTCGCTGGGCGCCGAGGTGAACGACAGCGATATCCCCGATATCGACGACTGCGGCCTGCAGGACGATCCGGAGACGGAGTCCACCGGGACCGCTGGCGATCGGTGA
- a CDS encoding RNA methyltransferase, giving the protein MTDPQGPDCRFVLVGTSHSGNLGATARAMRTMALDHLVLVAPQCRVDDQAMAMAAHADTVLANADHHDDLAHAVADTRLCLGLTARPRRDGVPALTPREAAATIAAESGSVAVLFGRERTGLTNAELASCHRLVHIPANPDYPALNLAAAVQIMAYEVFMARAGTVDVGTGTGEGATPFATGEHLEGLHGQLEYLADASGYTRRGPREIMLRRLRNFINRARPTVDEVDLLRGLLKRLRP; this is encoded by the coding sequence TTGACCGATCCACAAGGCCCCGACTGCCGCTTCGTTCTCGTGGGTACATCGCACTCCGGCAACCTGGGCGCGACCGCGCGGGCGATGCGCACCATGGCCCTGGATCATCTCGTGCTCGTGGCGCCGCAGTGCCGGGTCGATGATCAGGCGATGGCGATGGCCGCCCATGCCGATACGGTGCTCGCCAATGCCGATCACCATGACGATCTCGCCCACGCGGTGGCCGATACCCGGCTTTGCCTTGGTCTGACTGCACGGCCGCGCCGCGATGGTGTTCCCGCGCTGACGCCCCGTGAGGCGGCGGCAACCATCGCCGCCGAATCCGGGTCGGTGGCGGTGCTCTTCGGCCGCGAACGCACCGGCCTGACCAATGCCGAGCTGGCAAGCTGCCATCGGTTGGTGCACATCCCGGCCAATCCGGACTATCCCGCGCTCAACCTGGCGGCGGCCGTCCAGATCATGGCCTACGAGGTGTTCATGGCGCGCGCCGGGACGGTCGACGTCGGTACCGGCACGGGTGAGGGGGCCACGCCTTTCGCGACCGGCGAGCATCTCGAGGGCCTCCACGGCCAGCTCGAGTATCTGGCGGATGCCAGTGGCTATACCCGTCGCGGACCGCGCGAGATCATGCTGCGGCGGCTGCGCAATTTCATTAACCGGGCCCGGCCAACCGTGGACGAGGTTGATCTGCTGCGGGGCCTCCTCAAAAGACTGCGCCCCTGA
- a CDS encoding inositol monophosphatase family protein: MQPMINVATRAARSAGNIIVHHINRLDRVNVEAKGENDFVSDVDRMAEDEIRASLKQAYPDHAVVGEERGGEENADYVWVVDPLDGTLNYLRGIPHCAVSIALKYRGALEAGIIYDPLRQELWTAKRGGGCTFEGRRMRIQARPSLDNALLGTGFPLRLRQYHEAYLGMFGDIFARAGDIRRAGSAALDLAYVACGRLDGFWEIGLKPWDMAAGALMIREAGGIVGDFGGGDRYLDTGNIVAGSPKLFADLVRTIAPHRMEGIRA; the protein is encoded by the coding sequence ATGCAACCGATGATCAACGTTGCGACGCGTGCCGCTCGCAGCGCCGGCAATATTATTGTCCACCATATCAACCGGCTCGACCGCGTGAATGTCGAGGCGAAGGGCGAAAACGATTTCGTCAGCGACGTCGACCGAATGGCCGAGGACGAAATCCGCGCCTCGCTCAAGCAGGCCTACCCGGACCATGCGGTGGTCGGCGAGGAGCGCGGCGGCGAGGAAAACGCCGACTATGTCTGGGTGGTTGATCCGCTGGACGGCACACTCAACTACCTGCGCGGCATTCCCCACTGCGCCGTGTCCATCGCGCTCAAGTACCGCGGCGCCCTCGAGGCCGGCATCATCTATGATCCGCTCCGTCAGGAACTCTGGACCGCGAAGCGTGGCGGAGGTTGCACGTTCGAGGGACGGCGCATGCGCATCCAGGCGCGCCCGTCACTGGACAACGCCCTGCTCGGCACCGGCTTCCCGCTCAGACTGCGGCAGTATCACGAGGCCTACCTGGGGATGTTCGGGGATATCTTTGCACGCGCCGGCGATATCCGGCGTGCGGGCTCGGCAGCGCTGGACCTCGCCTACGTGGCCTGCGGTCGGCTGGACGGGTTCTGGGAAATCGGCCTGAAACCGTGGGACATGGCGGCCGGCGCGCTGATGATCCGCGAGGCGGGGGGCATCGTGGGCGATTTCGGTGGCGGCGACCGCTATCTCGACACCGGCAATATCGTCGCCGGCAGTCCGAAGCTGTTCGCCGATCTGGTCCGCACCATCGCCCCCCACCGCATGGAGGGGATCCGCGCCTGA
- a CDS encoding UDP-2,3-diacylglucosamine diphosphatase — translation MPTKSNPESGDRHEAVTKPTYDAAQVSNEGDDMTDVEMLRPLHYRSVFISDTHLGFSGAQAEFLLDFLQSVECETLYLVGDILDIWEMRRRRFNWPESHNAVVQNILERARRGTRVIYIPGNHDEIMRDYVGMSIEGISIQRRATHECADGRQLLVLHGDDFDTVVQYSHLVALLGSRMYALLIRTNHWVNRIRQVFNRPYWSLAAYLKQRTKNVMRYIANYEEALVHEAREAGVDGLVCGHIHHAEIVEQRGVLYCNDGDWVESCTALVESYNGHLSLLRWSDVRETLSSSSSRTAKESVA, via the coding sequence ATGCCGACGAAGAGCAACCCTGAGTCGGGTGACCGTCACGAGGCGGTCACAAAGCCGACGTACGATGCCGCCCAGGTGAGCAACGAGGGCGATGACATGACGGACGTCGAGATGCTCAGGCCGCTCCATTACCGGAGCGTTTTCATCTCCGATACCCACCTGGGGTTCAGCGGTGCGCAGGCCGAATTCCTGCTCGATTTCCTGCAGTCCGTTGAGTGCGAGACGCTCTACCTGGTTGGTGACATTCTCGATATCTGGGAGATGCGGCGCCGCCGCTTCAACTGGCCCGAAAGCCACAATGCGGTGGTGCAGAATATCCTCGAGCGGGCGCGTCGGGGTACGCGGGTGATCTATATCCCGGGGAACCATGACGAGATCATGCGCGATTACGTCGGGATGTCCATCGAGGGGATCAGCATTCAGCGGCGCGCTACCCACGAGTGCGCCGACGGCCGTCAACTGCTGGTGCTGCATGGCGACGACTTCGATACCGTCGTCCAGTACAGCCATCTGGTCGCACTGCTCGGCAGTCGCATGTACGCGTTGCTGATCCGCACCAATCACTGGGTCAACCGGATCCGGCAGGTCTTCAATCGCCCCTACTGGTCGCTGGCCGCCTATCTCAAGCAGCGCACCAAGAACGTCATGCGCTACATCGCCAACTACGAGGAAGCGCTCGTGCACGAGGCGCGGGAGGCCGGCGTCGATGGTCTGGTATGCGGCCACATCCACCATGCCGAGATTGTCGAGCAGCGGGGCGTGCTTTACTGCAACGATGGTGACTGGGTAGAGAGCTGCACGGCGCTGGTGGAGTCGTATAACGGCCACCTGTCCCTGCTGCGCTGGAGTGATGTCCGCGAGACGCTGTCCTCGTCGTCATCGAGAACGGCCAAAGAGAGCGTCGCCTGA
- the secF gene encoding protein translocase subunit SecF — protein MDFFKRETDITFMAYRRQLAGFTVLLVAAAIAFLMIRGLNLGLDFTGGTLVEVGYPEAVELADVRATLDEGGYEDAVVQTFGTARDILIRLAPDVGQGDSLSNAVLETLRAENPDAELRRVEFVGPQVGEELAEKGGLALIYALGGILLYVAFRFEYRFAIGAVAAVVHDVVVTLGIFAGIGMTFDLTVLAALLAVIGYSLNDTIVVFDRIRENFLRIRKGTSESITNRSINQMLPRTLVTSFTTLLVLLALVFLGGELIRGFAVALIIGVLVGTYSSIYVASSAALALGVSKEDLIPPPKEGEDADEEQP, from the coding sequence GTGGATTTCTTCAAGCGCGAGACCGATATCACTTTTATGGCCTACCGCCGTCAGCTGGCCGGCTTTACGGTGTTGCTTGTCGCCGCGGCCATCGCCTTCCTGATGATTCGCGGCCTCAACCTCGGCCTCGATTTCACGGGCGGGACACTGGTCGAGGTGGGCTATCCCGAGGCGGTGGAGCTGGCCGATGTGCGGGCGACCCTCGACGAGGGCGGCTATGAAGACGCGGTGGTGCAGACGTTCGGCACCGCACGGGACATCCTGATCCGGCTCGCCCCGGACGTTGGCCAGGGGGATTCGCTGAGCAATGCGGTGCTCGAGACCCTGCGCGCCGAAAATCCCGATGCCGAGCTGCGTCGTGTCGAGTTCGTCGGCCCTCAGGTCGGCGAGGAGCTGGCGGAGAAGGGCGGTCTCGCGCTCATTTACGCACTGGGCGGGATCCTGCTCTACGTCGCGTTCCGGTTCGAGTACCGCTTCGCCATCGGCGCCGTGGCGGCCGTGGTCCACGACGTGGTGGTGACGCTGGGGATCTTCGCCGGTATCGGGATGACCTTCGATCTGACCGTCCTGGCCGCACTACTCGCGGTGATCGGTTACTCGCTGAACGATACGATCGTGGTCTTCGACCGAATACGGGAGAACTTCCTGCGCATCCGCAAGGGGACCTCGGAGAGCATCACCAACCGGTCGATCAACCAGATGCTGCCGCGGACGCTGGTCACCAGTTTCACCACGCTGCTGGTGCTCCTGGCACTGGTGTTCCTGGGCGGCGAGCTCATCCGCGGGTTTGCGGTCGCGCTGATCATCGGCGTGCTGGTGGGGACCTACTCGTCGATCTACGTCGCGAGTTCCGCGGCGCTGGCGCTGGGGGTCAGCAAGGAAGACCTGATCCCGCCGCCGAAGGAAGGCGAAGATGCCGACGAAGAGCAACCCTGA
- the secD gene encoding protein translocase subunit SecD: MMNRYPLWKYVLVVAVIAAGCLYALPNLFGQDPALQISNAEGGTPTSEVRERIRDRLSADGIRVQDSEITDDHLLLRLGSPDAQVRAADELALALGGDYTVALNLAPATPEWLRGVGGQPMYLGLDLRGGVHFLMDVDVDAVIDQTMTGYRDEFRRQLREADIRYRDASVEGRAVHLAFVDAGTRDAARSELTSDYLDLEFSAETIDDSPELVATLSKDKQREVRDAAVGQNMTTLRNRVNELGVAEPVIQRQGLTRIVVQLPGVQDTARAKEIIGATATLEFRMVDSSNFPYRGDEDDPVPPGTERFPERDGGLVLLEREVIITGEAITDASSGLDTQTGQPQVNIRLSGSGGSVMNRVTSDRVGDHMAVLFKENQIQPRRVDGEVIREQVQTEEVINIARIQEQLGSRFRISGLDNSREARNLALLLRAGSLAAPMQIVEERTIGPSLGQENINQGIAAVAVGFLLVVAFMAAYYKVFGLIANMALVANLVLIVAVLSLLQATLTLPGIAGIVLTVGMAVDANVLIYERIREELRGGSSAQQAIEAGYGKALSTIADANVTTLIAAVVLFAFGSGPVKGFAVTLSIGIVSSMFTAILGTRAVVNLIYGGRRGVRLAI, from the coding sequence ATGATGAATCGCTATCCGCTCTGGAAGTATGTGCTGGTGGTGGCCGTGATTGCCGCCGGCTGTCTCTATGCGCTGCCTAATCTGTTCGGTCAGGATCCGGCGCTACAGATCAGCAATGCCGAGGGCGGCACGCCGACCTCCGAGGTCCGTGAGCGGATACGCGATCGCCTGTCGGCGGATGGTATCCGGGTGCAGGACAGCGAGATCACCGATGACCATCTCCTGCTCCGGCTCGGCAGCCCCGATGCCCAGGTGCGTGCCGCCGACGAGTTGGCACTGGCGCTTGGCGGCGATTACACGGTGGCGCTCAACCTGGCGCCGGCCACGCCGGAGTGGCTGCGGGGCGTGGGTGGACAGCCGATGTACCTGGGGCTGGACCTGCGCGGCGGTGTCCACTTCCTGATGGACGTGGATGTTGATGCCGTCATCGATCAGACCATGACCGGCTACCGTGATGAATTCCGTCGCCAGTTGCGGGAGGCGGATATTCGCTATCGCGACGCGAGTGTCGAGGGGCGCGCGGTCCATCTGGCGTTCGTCGATGCCGGGACCCGGGATGCGGCGCGGTCCGAGCTGACGTCGGATTATCTGGATCTCGAGTTCAGCGCCGAGACGATCGACGACTCACCGGAGCTGGTGGCGACGCTGAGCAAGGACAAACAGCGCGAAGTTCGTGACGCCGCCGTCGGGCAGAACATGACCACCCTGCGCAACCGGGTCAACGAGCTGGGCGTGGCCGAGCCGGTGATCCAGCGCCAGGGTCTGACCCGCATCGTCGTGCAGCTGCCGGGTGTGCAGGATACAGCCCGCGCGAAGGAGATCATCGGGGCGACGGCCACCCTCGAGTTCCGGATGGTGGATTCCTCCAACTTCCCCTATCGCGGCGACGAGGATGATCCCGTGCCGCCGGGTACCGAGCGATTCCCCGAACGCGATGGTGGTCTCGTGCTGCTCGAGCGGGAGGTGATCATTACCGGTGAGGCGATCACCGACGCCTCCTCGGGACTCGATACCCAGACCGGCCAGCCCCAGGTGAACATTCGCCTGAGTGGCAGCGGTGGCAGTGTCATGAATCGTGTGACCAGTGACCGTGTTGGCGATCACATGGCGGTCCTCTTCAAGGAAAACCAGATCCAGCCGCGTCGCGTGGATGGCGAGGTGATCCGCGAACAGGTCCAGACCGAAGAAGTCATCAACATCGCCCGCATCCAGGAGCAGCTCGGCAGCCGTTTCCGCATCTCGGGTCTGGATAACTCGCGCGAGGCTCGCAACCTCGCACTGCTGTTGCGGGCGGGTTCGCTGGCGGCGCCCATGCAGATTGTCGAGGAACGCACCATCGGCCCGAGTCTTGGGCAGGAGAACATCAACCAGGGCATTGCCGCGGTCGCGGTCGGTTTCCTGCTGGTCGTTGCCTTCATGGCCGCCTATTACAAGGTCTTCGGTCTGATCGCCAATATGGCCCTCGTGGCCAACCTGGTGCTGATCGTGGCGGTGCTCTCGTTGCTGCAGGCGACCCTGACCCTGCCCGGGATCGCCGGGATTGTGCTGACGGTGGGAATGGCCGTTGACGCCAACGTGCTGATCTACGAGCGCATCCGCGAGGAGCTGCGGGGCGGCAGCAGTGCCCAGCAGGCCATCGAGGCGGGTTATGGCAAGGCCCTGTCGACCATCGCCGATGCCAACGTGACCACCCTCATCGCGGCCGTCGTGCTGTTCGCGTTCGGCAGCGGTCCGGTCAAGGGATTCGCGGTCACGCTGTCGATCGGCATCGTGAGCTCGATGTTCACGGCGATCCTGGGCACGCGGGCCGTCGTCAACCTGATTTACGGTGGACGTCGCGGCGTCCGCCTGGCCATCTGA